From one Acidobacteriota bacterium genomic stretch:
- the lptB gene encoding LPS export ABC transporter ATP-binding protein codes for MSPKAIDLVTKGLRKAYRGRWVVDGISLGISPGEIVGLLGPNGAGKTTTFYMMVGLVEPDEGRVILGDQDITLEPMYRRARMGVSYLAQEPSSFKRLSVEDNIWLILESLGVETRVANDRIDRLLEEFGLTEHRTQKAATLSGGERRRLEVARALSTEPTFILLDEPFAGIDPLAVLDLQRIIRRLKSLGIGVLITDHNVRETLKITDRAYIIKDGKIFATGNPVDLSENKDVRRIYLGEDFTL; via the coding sequence CTGAGCCCGAAAGCCATAGACCTGGTCACCAAGGGCCTGCGCAAGGCCTATCGGGGGCGTTGGGTGGTCGACGGGATCTCACTCGGGATTTCGCCCGGCGAAATCGTCGGTCTTCTCGGCCCGAACGGAGCCGGCAAGACCACTACTTTTTACATGATGGTGGGACTGGTCGAGCCTGACGAAGGGCGCGTCATCCTGGGCGACCAGGACATCACATTGGAGCCGATGTACCGCCGCGCACGGATGGGTGTTTCCTATCTGGCACAGGAACCCAGCTCATTCAAGCGCCTATCCGTAGAAGACAACATCTGGCTCATTCTCGAGTCCCTGGGCGTGGAAACCCGCGTCGCCAACGATCGAATCGATCGGCTTCTCGAAGAGTTCGGGCTGACAGAACATAGGACGCAAAAGGCAGCCACCCTGTCCGGCGGCGAGAGGCGGCGTCTCGAGGTTGCCAGGGCGTTGTCGACCGAGCCGACCTTCATTCTTCTCGACGAACCGTTCGCGGGGATCGACCCGCTTGCCGTTCTCGACCTGCAACGAATAATTCGTCGCCTTAAGTCTCTGGGAATAGGCGTTTTAATCACGGATCACAACGTGCGGGAAACATTGAAGATCACCGATCGCGCCTATATAATCAAGGACGGCAAGATTTTTGCTACGGGAAACCCCGTCGATCTGTCGGAAAACAAGGATGTCCGTCGAATTTACCTCGGCGAAGACTTCACCCTCTGA
- the rpoN gene encoding RNA polymerase factor sigma-54 gives MALEQKLRLKLAQRLVMTPSLQQAIKLLQLSRLELEETLAQEILENPVLDVDDATDDPAGDGAEDRVSSEEQEHAAGETTSSDTATEDGPLPSAEETYEDIDVEAFFSDYLGDVRFEGPSMAIPSFEQDNRLENMVSSSGGLAEHLHWQLQMLDLRPEIVEVCEFIIGNLDEDGFLCATDEEIIRGTGCDQSCVTEALTVVRSLDPPGIAASSLQECLSAQVDHLILHSGENGDAQLLAIAHVVIGSYWEELLHQKWDALAEALELDEVGEIKPILDVIHGLEMKPGRIFRQDDNQYIEPDVYVRKIDEDYTITLNDDGLPKLRINSRYQRMLEGKNLDPKASEFLRDKMRSAMWLMKSIDQRQRTIYKVAQSIVSFQKGFLENGIEHLRPMVLRQVAEDIGMHESTISRVVSNMYMYTPRGLFPMKYFFHSGVDSAHGENVSSMVVKERIRKVVEAEDPARPLSDSKIMRMLQKEGIRLARRTVAKYREEMMIPSSDKRKKVF, from the coding sequence ATGGCGCTGGAACAGAAACTCAGGTTGAAACTTGCTCAGCGACTGGTGATGACACCGTCGCTGCAGCAGGCCATCAAATTGCTCCAGCTGTCCCGTCTCGAACTCGAAGAAACGCTTGCCCAGGAAATCCTCGAAAATCCCGTTCTCGACGTCGACGATGCGACGGACGATCCGGCCGGTGATGGCGCAGAGGATCGTGTGAGCTCTGAAGAGCAAGAGCATGCGGCGGGCGAGACTACGAGCAGCGATACCGCGACCGAGGATGGTCCCTTGCCGAGCGCGGAAGAGACGTACGAAGACATCGATGTCGAGGCATTCTTTTCGGACTATCTGGGTGACGTCCGTTTCGAGGGCCCGTCCATGGCGATCCCTTCGTTCGAACAGGACAACCGCCTCGAGAACATGGTCTCGAGTTCCGGTGGGTTGGCCGAACACCTGCATTGGCAACTCCAGATGCTCGACCTGCGACCTGAAATTGTCGAGGTCTGCGAATTCATCATCGGGAACCTCGACGAAGACGGATTTCTTTGTGCAACGGACGAGGAAATCATCCGGGGCACCGGCTGCGATCAGTCATGTGTCACCGAAGCTCTCACGGTAGTGCGCTCCCTCGACCCCCCGGGGATCGCTGCGTCGAGTCTTCAGGAGTGCCTCAGCGCTCAGGTAGACCACCTGATCTTGCACTCGGGAGAAAATGGGGACGCACAACTGCTTGCGATAGCGCACGTGGTTATTGGTTCGTACTGGGAAGAGCTGCTGCATCAAAAATGGGACGCCCTCGCCGAGGCTCTCGAGCTTGACGAGGTGGGCGAAATCAAGCCGATCCTCGACGTCATACATGGACTGGAGATGAAGCCGGGACGGATCTTCCGCCAGGACGACAACCAGTACATCGAACCCGACGTCTACGTGCGCAAGATAGACGAGGACTACACCATCACCCTGAACGACGATGGTCTGCCGAAGCTGCGGATAAATTCCAGATATCAACGCATGCTCGAGGGGAAGAACCTGGATCCGAAGGCGAGCGAATTCCTACGCGACAAAATGCGGTCGGCCATGTGGCTCATGAAAAGCATCGATCAGCGGCAGAGGACGATCTATAAGGTCGCGCAGAGCATCGTCTCGTTCCAGAAGGGATTTCTCGAAAACGGGATAGAACACCTCCGTCCGATGGTGTTGCGGCAGGTCGCGGAAGACATCGGGATGCACGAATCGACCATCTCCCGCGTCGTCAGCAACATGTACATGTACACTCCCCGGGGACTGTTCCCGATGAAATATTTCTTTCATTCGGGTGTCGATTCGGCGCACGGTGAGAACGTCTCTTCGATGGTGGTCAAAGAACGGATTCGAAAAGTCGTGGAAGCAGAAGATCCGGCCCGACCGTTGTCTGACTCGAAGATCATGCGTATGTTGCAGAAGGAGGGAATTCGACTCGCGCGACGTACAGTTGCGAAGTACCGGGAGGAGATGATGATTCCCTCGTCAGACAAGCGGAAAAAGGTTTTCTAG
- a CDS encoding DnaJ domain-containing protein has protein sequence MRNQTTMYDTLGVERDASDQDIRQAFRRLALKHHPDRFSGDERGSAEERFQTITEAFNVLRDPTRREEYDKTISKGGDSTQMDASEISRRLAAKGSQELREGKIAAALDNLKMAIDHDDNNARAHYFFGKALAKVTGKERDALRHAEKAMSLESGNATIIAEAAVLALSAGMKSRAVRYANQALALDPTNSAATNVISRAEGDEADTGGSLLSRLRGKS, from the coding sequence ATGCGTAACCAGACGACGATGTACGACACGTTGGGTGTCGAACGTGATGCGTCCGACCAGGATATCCGCCAGGCGTTCAGGAGGTTGGCCCTGAAGCACCATCCGGATCGATTCTCCGGCGACGAGCGTGGTTCGGCGGAAGAACGATTCCAGACGATTACAGAGGCCTTTAACGTTCTCAGGGACCCGACGCGTCGCGAGGAGTACGACAAGACTATCTCCAAGGGCGGTGATTCCACTCAGATGGACGCGTCGGAAATTTCACGCCGCCTCGCCGCCAAGGGATCCCAAGAGCTGCGTGAGGGGAAGATCGCCGCTGCGCTCGATAACCTCAAAATGGCCATCGACCACGACGACAACAATGCTCGCGCACACTATTTTTTCGGCAAGGCACTGGCAAAGGTAACCGGGAAAGAACGCGACGCTCTGCGGCACGCCGAGAAAGCGATGAGTCTCGAAAGCGGCAATGCGACAATTATCGCGGAAGCGGCGGTTCTCGCCCTCTCTGCGGGGATGAAGAGCCGTGCCGTGCGCTACGCGAACCAAGCGCTCGCGCTGGATCCCACCAACTCTGCGGCAACAAATGTCATCAGCCGAGCCGAAGGCGACGAGGCGGACACGGGTGGAAGTCTCTTGAGTCGCTTGCGGGGAAAGAGCTGA
- a CDS encoding protein phosphatase 2C domain-containing protein: MKRRLNEDVFYLDHEAGVYLVADGMGGHAAGEVASRVATEEIVRAFKSGPQEDPVDAWPEHWNNDLSATANLIVDAIVSGHHCVTVAMNNDADLKGMGTTVVVAVHHAGDSNLVICHVGDSRAYRFRRGCLALLTSDHSWVHEQVEAGFLTEEAARTHPLKNVVTQALGGTSEPRVDVFEDEVQEEDLYLLCSDGLNSMLTDDEIAAVLEMGGGLEDICDRLIVEANERGGNDNISVVLLRPRRSTPAKPT, translated from the coding sequence ATGAAACGCCGCCTCAACGAGGATGTCTTTTACCTCGATCACGAGGCCGGCGTGTACCTGGTAGCGGACGGAATGGGCGGGCACGCGGCCGGAGAGGTCGCCTCACGTGTCGCAACCGAGGAAATCGTCAGAGCGTTCAAAAGCGGTCCTCAAGAGGACCCCGTCGATGCATGGCCGGAACATTGGAACAACGACCTCAGCGCCACGGCGAATCTCATCGTCGATGCCATCGTTTCCGGCCATCATTGCGTGACTGTCGCGATGAACAATGATGCAGATCTCAAGGGGATGGGTACAACGGTGGTCGTGGCCGTTCACCACGCAGGTGACTCCAATCTGGTGATCTGCCATGTCGGCGACAGCCGAGCGTACCGTTTCCGCAGAGGCTGTCTGGCTCTCCTGACCAGCGATCATTCCTGGGTCCATGAACAGGTCGAGGCGGGGTTCCTCACCGAAGAGGCCGCCCGTACCCATCCGTTGAAGAACGTGGTCACTCAAGCCCTCGGGGGAACCTCGGAGCCCCGTGTCGATGTGTTTGAAGATGAGGTTCAGGAGGAAGATCTCTACCTTCTGTGCTCCGATGGGCTCAACTCCATGCTGACCGATGACGAGATCGCGGCGGTGCTGGAAATGGGCGGCGGCCTCGAGGACATTTGCGATCGTTTGATCGTCGAGGCCAACGAAAGAGGTGGTAACGACAACATCAGCGTCGTGCTCCTCCGTCCTCGGCGCAGCACGCCCGCAAAGCCCACTTGA
- the gpmI gene encoding 2,3-bisphosphoglycerate-independent phosphoglycerate mutase — protein MTDFKLEKTRGYDGVPGQLVLVILDGVGLYRGRAEGYEGNAFDLAATPTLDRLLADAPVSLNLKAHGTAVGLPSDSDMGNSEVGHNAMGAGRVFEQGAKLVSRAIANGSVFEGETWRRIVSGVKTGGGTFHLIGLLSDGNVHSHIDHVEALVRRLAAEEVSTIRLHALADGRDVDPRSFHEYLARIESVLAEISNSSIDARIASGGGRMQITMDRYEADWDMVRRGWMTHVIGEGRGFSTAAEAVEVLREENPGVIDQDLPPFVIVDEEAEPVGRIIDGDSVVFFNFRGDRAIEISRAFTETDFSEFDRVEMPRTLYAGMMEYDGDLQIPPLYLVSPPAISRTVSEYLVHNGVNQLAVAETQKFGHVTYFWNGNNSEAFDEQLEDWVEVPSDTVPFDTKPEMKAREVCEVVIEDLAHRGHRFIRVNFANGDMVGHTGSLEASIRAMEIVDECVGKIETAAFEARAAVIVTADHGNLDMMWEVDRKTGATKIDENGNPVIKTSHTLSPVPWILTGRDANRFRTNDDVEVPGLGNVAGTILQLLGFEAPPDYLPSLVRVARLENEEKRP, from the coding sequence ATGACCGATTTCAAGCTCGAAAAGACACGAGGATATGACGGTGTGCCTGGCCAACTCGTCCTCGTGATTCTCGATGGGGTCGGCCTCTACCGCGGCCGAGCGGAAGGTTACGAGGGAAACGCATTCGACCTTGCCGCGACGCCGACTCTCGACCGCCTGCTGGCGGACGCTCCGGTTTCGCTGAATCTCAAGGCGCACGGGACGGCTGTGGGCCTGCCGAGCGACAGTGACATGGGGAACTCGGAGGTCGGCCACAACGCCATGGGCGCGGGAAGAGTCTTCGAGCAGGGCGCCAAGCTGGTGAGCCGGGCGATCGCCAACGGATCGGTTTTCGAGGGAGAAACGTGGCGGCGAATCGTGAGCGGCGTCAAGACGGGTGGTGGCACGTTCCACCTCATCGGATTGCTCTCGGACGGCAACGTCCACAGCCATATCGATCACGTGGAGGCGCTTGTTCGACGTCTCGCGGCAGAGGAGGTCAGTACTATCCGCCTTCATGCGCTGGCCGACGGGCGCGACGTCGATCCGCGGTCTTTTCACGAATATCTCGCTCGAATCGAATCGGTCCTCGCCGAGATCTCGAACTCATCCATCGACGCGCGAATCGCGTCGGGCGGTGGCCGCATGCAGATCACCATGGATCGTTATGAGGCCGATTGGGACATGGTTCGTCGCGGCTGGATGACCCACGTCATAGGAGAGGGGAGAGGCTTCTCCACGGCCGCCGAGGCGGTCGAGGTGCTGCGAGAAGAAAACCCTGGTGTCATAGACCAGGACCTCCCACCGTTCGTGATCGTCGACGAAGAGGCGGAGCCGGTCGGTCGAATCATCGACGGAGACTCGGTGGTGTTCTTCAACTTCCGCGGTGATCGAGCCATCGAGATCTCGCGTGCGTTCACCGAAACGGATTTCAGCGAGTTCGACAGGGTAGAAATGCCTCGGACCCTGTACGCGGGGATGATGGAGTACGACGGCGACCTGCAGATACCCCCGCTATATCTGGTCAGTCCTCCCGCCATCTCACGCACCGTGTCGGAGTACCTGGTTCACAACGGAGTCAACCAGCTTGCGGTCGCGGAAACCCAGAAGTTCGGCCATGTGACCTATTTCTGGAACGGCAACAATTCCGAAGCATTCGACGAGCAGCTCGAGGACTGGGTGGAGGTGCCTTCCGACACCGTGCCATTCGACACCAAGCCGGAAATGAAGGCACGCGAAGTGTGCGAGGTCGTGATCGAAGACCTTGCGCACCGTGGCCACCGCTTTATCCGGGTCAACTTCGCAAACGGTGACATGGTGGGCCATACTGGCTCTCTCGAGGCCTCCATTCGGGCTATGGAGATCGTCGACGAATGCGTCGGGAAAATCGAGACCGCGGCTTTTGAGGCGAGAGCCGCCGTGATCGTAACCGCCGATCATGGCAACCTCGACATGATGTGGGAGGTCGACAGGAAAACCGGCGCTACAAAGATCGATGAGAACGGCAACCCGGTGATCAAGACGAGCCACACCCTCTCGCCTGTTCCCTGGATCCTGACTGGAAGGGATGCCAACCGCTTCCGGACAAATGACGATGTCGAAGTACCCGGGCTCGGCAACGTCGCCGGCACGATTCTCCAGCTCCTCGGATTCGAAGCTCCACCCGATTATCTACCGTCTCTGGTGCGAGTGGCTCGTCTCGAGAACGAAGAGAAGCGTCCTTGA
- a CDS encoding acetyl-CoA carboxylase carboxyltransferase subunit alpha produces MATPTPGFLDPIEEIRARINQLERTGTSGTGTEEDLTKAKRELEAAIDSIFANITPWQQCQLARHPDRPYTMAYIHSIFTDFTELHGDRRFADDPAIVAGLARFDGDPVVVVGHQKGRDTAEKLRRNFGMPRPEGYRKALRIMKLGAHFRRPIISFVDTPGAYPGIDAEQRGQAEAIANNLVEMAALPVPIIIVVTGEGGSGGALALGIGDRVLMLEHAIYSVISPEGCAAILWKDQARAEDAAKALRLTAQDLKQLGVIDEIIPEPPGGAHMDPGLMADSIASAIRRHLKALRKVKPDTLVAKRYRKFRSMGVYSDR; encoded by the coding sequence ATGGCGACTCCTACCCCCGGCTTTCTTGACCCAATTGAAGAGATTCGCGCTCGTATCAACCAGCTCGAGAGAACGGGTACGTCGGGCACTGGTACCGAAGAGGACCTGACCAAGGCAAAACGCGAGCTTGAAGCAGCCATCGACTCGATCTTTGCGAACATCACTCCGTGGCAGCAGTGCCAGCTTGCAAGACACCCGGACAGGCCGTACACCATGGCCTATATCCACAGCATCTTCACCGATTTCACCGAGCTTCATGGTGACCGCAGGTTCGCCGACGACCCAGCAATCGTCGCCGGGTTGGCGCGGTTTGACGGAGATCCGGTGGTGGTGGTCGGTCACCAAAAGGGCCGGGATACCGCAGAGAAGCTGCGGCGAAACTTCGGCATGCCCCGCCCCGAGGGATACAGAAAGGCGCTGCGCATCATGAAACTCGGCGCGCACTTTCGGCGACCCATCATCTCGTTCGTCGACACGCCGGGCGCGTATCCGGGGATCGACGCGGAACAGCGTGGCCAGGCAGAGGCGATTGCCAACAACCTGGTCGAGATGGCAGCACTGCCTGTGCCGATCATCATCGTGGTCACTGGGGAGGGCGGATCCGGCGGTGCGCTCGCCCTCGGGATTGGCGATCGAGTATTGATGCTGGAACATGCCATCTACTCGGTCATATCGCCTGAAGGGTGCGCCGCGATTTTGTGGAAGGACCAGGCGCGCGCGGAGGATGCGGCGAAGGCGCTCCGATTGACCGCGCAAGACCTCAAGCAGCTGGGGGTTATCGACGAGATCATCCCAGAACCACCTGGTGGGGCGCATATGGACCCGGGTCTGATGGCCGATTCAATAGCGTCCGCAATCCGACGACACCTCAAGGCCCTGCGAAAGGTCAAACCCGACACCCTGGTTGCGAAGCGCTACAGGAAGTTTCGATCGATGGGTGTTTATTCCGACCGCTAA
- the raiA gene encoding ribosome-associated translation inhibitor RaiA: protein MKVEYIARKVTLTDQSRQVAEKKLAKVKKYFNDILDVRVEVEQERHLHVVDISVRGKDFVVQSTAQNKDVTAAIQEAVDKLEIQARRAKTRLKDHKKRAGSEAKIDQGWTVDVLEPKSIASGEPQIVERSSIPIKPMSIEEAVLQLDDSSYGFLVFRNSSNDRINVIYRRQDKNLGLITPEF from the coding sequence ATGAAAGTCGAGTACATCGCCCGAAAGGTCACGTTGACCGATCAGTCGCGGCAAGTTGCCGAAAAAAAGCTAGCCAAGGTCAAAAAATACTTCAACGACATCCTGGATGTCCGAGTCGAAGTCGAACAGGAACGCCATCTTCACGTCGTCGATATATCGGTGAGGGGCAAGGATTTTGTCGTCCAGTCGACGGCACAGAATAAGGACGTGACCGCCGCCATCCAGGAAGCTGTCGACAAGCTTGAAATCCAGGCTCGGCGTGCCAAAACCCGACTGAAGGATCACAAGAAGAGGGCTGGGTCTGAGGCGAAAATCGACCAGGGATGGACTGTAGATGTGCTCGAACCGAAGTCGATCGCAAGCGGAGAACCGCAGATCGTCGAGCGTAGCAGCATTCCGATCAAACCGATGTCGATCGAGGAGGCTGTCCTGCAGCTCGACGATTCGAGCTACGGATTTCTCGTGTTCCGCAACTCTTCGAACGATCGGATCAACGTCATCTACCGTCGACAGGACAAAAACCTGGGGTTGATCACGCCAGAGTTCTAA